A single region of the Vicia villosa cultivar HV-30 ecotype Madison, WI linkage group LG4, Vvil1.0, whole genome shotgun sequence genome encodes:
- the LOC131597856 gene encoding eyes absent homolog, translating into MADTSGMAEEETQVSSSDEIDPRMDVYVWDMDETLILLNSLMKSSYVEAFNGLKDVPKCVELGRIDGVFVLQIENYIKLFLDVMSKYDDGRDLFDYDFNKDELGPPHDDVNKRKLAYRPKILADGNEDGVNEIQEIQSNIK; encoded by the exons ATGGCTGATACATCTGGAATGGCTGAAGAGGAAACACAAGTGTCTTCTAGTGACGAGATTGATCCAAGGATGGATGTCTATGTGTGGGACATGGATGAGACCCTTATACTTCTCAATTCCTTGATGAAATCATCCTATGTCGAGGCTTTTAACGGTCTAAAGGATGTGCCGAAATGTGTCGAGCTTGGGAGGAT TGATGGAGTTTTTGTGTTGCAGATtgagaattacattaagttgtttCTTGATGTTATGTCCAAATATGATGATGGAAGGGACCTATTTGATTATGACTTCAACAAAGATGAATTAGGGCCCCCACATGATGATGTCAACAAAAGAAAACTTGCTTATAGACCAAAAATACTTGCAG ATGGGAATGAAGATGGAGTGAATGAAATACAAGAGATTCAATCCAATATCAAGTAA
- the LOC131597857 gene encoding putative disease resistance protein RGA3, producing MNMFLSESSTNQNNIGVLAIVGMGGVEKTKLAQLAHNDENVHKHFDLTSRACVSEDFDVLRVTKAFLESVTKTPWETDNIELLRVELKKNLRDKRFFFVLDDLWNDKYSDWDELVSLLISGKTGSSVIITTCHRKVVDDVLPTFGRLRVLSLSRYRNITTLPETIGNLLQLRYLNLTDTEITRLSDTICNLYYLQTLILSCCSKLT from the coding sequence ATGAACATGTTCCTATCAGAAAGCAGTactaaccaaaacaatataggcGTGCTTGCAATTGTAGGCATGGGAGGTGTCGAAAAAACAAAACTTGCACAACTTGCTCATAATGATGAAAACGTTCATAAGCACTTTGATCTCACATCACGAGCTTGTGTATCAGAGGATTTTGATGTTTTGAGAGTAACCAAAGCGTTCCTTGAATCTGTCACTAAAACACCATGGGAAACCGATAATATTGAATTACTTCGAGTTGAGTTGAAGAAAAATTTAAGGGataaaagatttttctttgtGTTAGATGACTTATGGAATGACAAATATTCTGATTGGGACGAACTTGTATCTCTGTTGATTAGTGGAAAAACTGGAAGCAGCGTGATCATCACAACATGCCACAGAAAGGTGGTCGATGATGTGCTGCCCACATTTGGAAGGTTGCGTGTGTTATCATTATCAAGATATAGAAACATTACTACTCTACCCGAAACAATTGGCAATTTATTGCAGTTGCGCTATCTAAATCTCACTGACACTGAAATCACAAGGTTGTCTGACACCATATGCAACCTCTACTACTTGCAAACCTTGATTTTATCATGTTGCTCAAAACTCACATAA